One region of Balaenoptera ricei isolate mBalRic1 chromosome 5, mBalRic1.hap2, whole genome shotgun sequence genomic DNA includes:
- the CFI gene encoding complement factor I, with the protein MKGSVLRLKIKFQKNIWGAEESTAEIQTLIVSNMKFAHAVLLLLCFCLSFCESTSTSDTFQEDLLEKKCLTEKYTCLSCNKVFCQPWQKCIDGTCICKLPYQCPKNGTRVCSVNGKSYPTYCQQKSFECLRPEAKFLKTGACTGEEQFSVSLENEKGHSEGIVEVKLIDQDKKMFVCGKSWSITQANVACLDLGFQLGALDTQRRDPHTNSTECLHVHCRGFETSLAECTFTKGLTSSSEGLAGVVCYTGSAVSPTNDSFPCVNGKLIPQKKACDGINDCGDQSDELCCKECRGESFFCKSGVCIPKQYKCNGEVDCITGEDEIGCEGTGHPEIKGALHTAQEETEMLTADMDAERKRIKSFFPKLSCGVKNSMHIRRKRVIGGKPAKVGDFPWQVAIKEDEKINCGGIYIGGCWILTAAHCVRISKIRRYQIWTSFTDLIKPDSQIAVQLVNQIIIHDKYSGATYQNDIALIEMKKHPSRKECVLPHSVPACVPWSPYLFQPNDKCIVSGWGREKDNQKVYSLKWGEVHLIANCSKFYPGRYFEKEMECAGTDDGSIDACKGDSGGPLVCKDANNVTYVWGVVSWGENCGNSEFPGVYTKVANYFDWISLHVGRSRISQHNV; encoded by the exons TCCACTTCAACATCAGACACATTTCAAGAGGATCTCTTGGAGAAAAAGTGCTTAACTGAAAAATACACATGTCTCTCCTGCAATAAAGTCTTCTGCCAACCATGGCAGAAATGCATCGACGGGACCTGTATTTGTAAACTTCCTTATCAGTGCCCAAAGAATGGTACCAGGGTGTGTTCAGTTAATGGGAAAAGCTACCCAACTTACTGTCAGCAAAAGAGTTTTGAATGTCTTCGTCCAGaggcaaagtttttaaaaacggGAGCATGCACAGGTGAAG aacaatttAGTGTTTCCTTGGAGAATGAAAAAGGACATTCAGAAGGAATTGTTGAAGTAAAACTTATAGACCAAGAtaaaaaaatgtttgtgtgtGGAAAAAGCTGGAGCATTACACAGGCCAACGTGGCCTGCCTTGACCTTGGATTTCAACT AGGTGCTCTTGATACTCAAAGGAGAGATCCTCATACAAATTCCACTGAATGTCTACATGTGCATTGTCGAGGATTTGAGACCAGTTTGGCTGAATGTACTTTTACTAAGGGACTAACTAGCAGTTCCGAGGGTTTGGCTGGTGTGGTGTGTTACACAGGGAGTGCAG TTTCTCCAACAAACGACTCCTTTCCGTGTGTGAATGGGAAACTCATTCCTCAGAAGAAGGCCTGTGATGGTATCAATGATTGTGGAGACCAGAGTGACGAGTTGTGCTGTAAAG AGTGCCGAGGTGAAAGTTTTTTCTGTAAATCGGGTGTTTGTATTCCAAAGCAGTATAAGTGCAATGGCGAGGTGGACTGCATTACTGGAGAAGATGAAATTGGTTGTGAAG gaacTGGACATCCTGAAATTAaag gtgcttTACATACGGCTCAAg aagaaacagaaatgttgACTGCTGATATGGATGCAG aaagaaaacggatAAAATCGTTTTTCCCTAAACTATCCTGTGGAGTTAAAAACAGCATGCACATTCGAAGGAAACGAGTCATAGGAGGAAAGCCGGCAAAAGTG GGAGACTTCCCATGGCAGGTGGCAATTAAGGAAGATGAGAAAATCAACTGTGGAGGAATTTATATCGGTGGCTGTTGGATTCTGACTGCTGCACATTGTGTCAG AATCAGCAAAATTCGTCGTTACCAGATATGGACATCATTTACAGACTTAATAAAACCTGACTCTCAGATAGCTGTTCAGTTGGTAAATCAAATTATTATCCACGATAAGTACAGTGGAGCCACCTACCAAAATGACATAGCTTTGATTGAAATGAAAAAACACCCAAGCCGAAAAGAATGTGTGTTGCCTCATTCCGTCCCTGCCTGTGTCCCCTGGTCTCCCTATCTATTTCAACCTAATGATAAATGCATCGTTTCTGGCTGGGGTCGAGAAAAAG ACAACCAAAAAGTCTATTCACTTAAGTGGGGTGAAGTTCACCTAATAGCAAACTGCTCTAAGTTCTACCCAGGTCGctactttgaaaaagaaatggagtgtGCAG GTACAGATGATGGTTCTATTGATGCCTGTAAAGGGGACTCTGGAGGCCCCTTAGTCTGTAAGGACGCCAACAATGTGACTTATGTTTGGGGTGTTGTGAGTTGGGGTGAAAACTGTGGAAATTCAGAGTTCCCAGGCGTTTACACAAAAGTGGCCAATTATTTTGACTGGATTAGTCTTCATGTA